Genomic DNA from Candidatus Lokiarchaeota archaeon:
AACCATAGAAGAAAGGCCTAGTAGATAGTCGCTCTTGTAGCCCACACCCAGTTTCTTAAGACCCGAAGAACCGAGCTCCATTATGTCCTCACAGCTCGGAAAACTATAGTACTTCGAATGTATGTACTGGATGGGAGAGGCAGCCTCAAGCACAAGACGTCGAGTTATGACATTCGCGGCTCGAAAAGAAATCTGCTGTTGGAGTATGCATTTCGTTATACCTTCAAAAGGGGAATCTGTGGTATAAGGTCGTAAGAAATCTATTTTCTCAGCAAGATACGAAATGCAGTCATCATCCTTGATCCTCTCGGTTGCTTCGCTTGTATCAACATCAAGACCTAGGATGAAGATTATCTTGCGTTTGAGTTTCGATATATCTACGTTGGCAGGACACTGGATTTCGAGCTTAGCGCCCGCTGAAGGTTGAGAAATGCTTACTGGTGTGCTCACGTCAGCCACAGTCAAGACCCTGCGAAACAATCTATTATCAGTGATTTCGGGAACGGGCTGAATATCAGGATATGTCCATGCATGGATAGATTTGATCAGGTCATATCTTCGAGGGCATTCCAATTCATGTACAGCGGGGCCTTCGGTTCCTTCCTCTCTGAAACTCATTTTCACTCCAAAAGAGCCTGCTGCTGTTAAGTATTAGCAAAGCAATGAATTGTACCATTCAACAGGTCTGACGAGCTTGAATTTAGCAAAGCGTTGATTCCAACATCATTAAATCGTCTCTTTCGAGAGAGAAACCAGAATGGAAAACACAACTACTGCAGACCACACGAGGAGAAAAGAAATCATTGCAATCCTAGCTATTGCTCTTGCCAACGCAGGGTTGTTTTTCGTTGCCTATATCTTCACCCCAATTCTGACCGGTGCACTCGCTGCCTACATAATCAAAGCAAGAAAACGAGCTTCTCTGGTAGCCTTCAGCGGATCGGCTCTAGCGTATATTACATTAGAACTCGTTGCAGCACCGCAAATAGCAGACTATCTTATCCAAAACGGTTTGTTGACAAATAGTGAGTTGCAGGCATCTCTTGGCCTCTTCTATCTAATTCTTATCACAGCAGCGCTACTCCTATCGATAATAGCGATGGCTACTTCATTCCTTGTTTCAACAGTAATGAAAAGATTCTCCAAATGAACAAGAAGTCATCATTCTCGTATCTCTCGAAGTAAACTAACCTGCCTTATAGAAAATATAATCAACCCCATGAAGCGAAGAGAGTACAATCATAATAGGGAGCAAGATAATTTGCGGAAGAAGAATCTTGAAGTTGTGGCCTTAGATTTGGATGGGGTTCTCTTTGACGGCCCAAGCGCGACACTGCCAATAGCAGAGAAGGTGGGCATAGGAGACGAACTAAAAGAAGTAATGATGAAATCAGCAAAAGGCGCTCTGAAGCTCGAAGAATCGATTGTACAAGGAGCAAGGGTTTGGAAGGATGTATCAACAAGCGCACTTCAGAATCTTGTTCATGAGCTTCCTCTGATGACTGGAGCAGAAGAAACAGTAGCGAAATTGAAAGAGGGAGGGTATGAAGTAGGCTGTGTGTCAAGTGGAGTCAGCCAGTGGTTTATGGCTCCGTTCTCTGACAGGCTGAATCTCGATTTCGCCTATTCGAATGTGCTCTCTGAGGAAGATGGAAAGCATAATGGCGAAGTCGAATATGTAATGGGTGGAGAACAAAAAGCTGAACGTATCCTTCAGTACCTTAGCTCAAACGGGTTCGATACTGACGGTCTGGCAAGTGTTGGAAATGGAGAGAATGATATAGCCATGTTTGGTATATCAGCCATCAGTATTGCATTTAATCCTGTTAGTGAGAAAGTGACAGAGGCAGCAGATTACAGAATTGAATCAAAGGATCTACGTGATGTTCTGCCCTTTATTCTGCCTCCACACTAGGATAGGGCTTCCTCAATGACATCTTCGATATGGTCAATGTCTGATTCC
This window encodes:
- a CDS encoding HAD-IB family phosphatase translates to MKRREYNHNREQDNLRKKNLEVVALDLDGVLFDGPSATLPIAEKVGIGDELKEVMMKSAKGALKLEESIVQGARVWKDVSTSALQNLVHELPLMTGAEETVAKLKEGGYEVGCVSSGVSQWFMAPFSDRLNLDFAYSNVLSEEDGKHNGEVEYVMGGEQKAERILQYLSSNGFDTDGLASVGNGENDIAMFGISAISIAFNPVSEKVTEAADYRIESKDLRDVLPFILPPH